In Hermetia illucens chromosome 1, iHerIll2.2.curated.20191125, whole genome shotgun sequence, one genomic interval encodes:
- the LOC119647281 gene encoding S-formylglutathione hydrolase — protein sequence MTAGILPSFLRAEVVKFGVEFIRKVGTMALQQVSCNKIFGGYQKVFSHPSKELACDMKFAIYLPPESETRKVPVLYWLSGLTCTEENFVIKAGAQRYAAEHNICIVCPDTSPRNVNLPGEDDSYDFGSGAGFYLNATQEPWKKHYNMYNYVTKELIALISENFPVVPGKQSICGHSMGGHGALICALKNPGLYSSVSAFAPISNPINAPWGQKAFQGYLGSAESGQWKEWDATELAAVYNGVPMELLIDQGTEDNFYKQKQLLPENLVAAAAKNDRLKCVLQMREGYDHSYFYIASFIGEHIGYHAKFLNA from the exons ATGACGGCCGGTATTCTTCCCTCGTTCCTTCGAGCAGAGGTTGTTAAATTTGGAGTCGAGTTCATTCGTAAAGTCGGAACCATGGCATTACAACAAGTGTCCTGCAACAAAATCTTCGGCGGCTACCAGAAGGTTTTCTCGCATCCCTCCAAGGAATTGGCATGTGATATGAAGTTCGCGATATATCTTCCTCCGGAATCGGAGACACGGAAAGTTCCAGTCTTGTACTGGCTGAGCGGACTGACATGTACCGAGGAAAATTTCGTCATAAAGGCGGGGGCTCAGCGATATGCGGCTGAACATAACATTTGCATCGTTTGTCCCGATACATCGCCGCGAAACGTGAATCTGCCAGGAGAAGATGATTCCTACGATTTCGGTTCCGGAGCCGGCTTCTACCTAAACGCCACACAGGAACCATGGAAAAAGCACTACAATATGTACAATTACGTGACAAAGGAACTCATTGCTTTAATAAGTGAGAATTTCCCAGTGGTACCAGGAAAACAAAGTATTTGTGGCCATAGCATGGGAGGGCATGGAGCTCTAATATGTGCCTTGAAAAATCCCGGACTCTACTCTTCAGTGTCTGCATTTGCGCCGATTTCAAATCCTATCAATGCTCCGTGGGGCCAAAAAGCCTTCCAAGGATATCTGGGCAGTGCAGAAAGTGGCCAATGGAAAGAGTGGGATGCTACGGAATTAGCAGCAGTTTATAATGGAGTACCAATGGAATTGCTAATTGATCAG GGAACCGAAGACAATTTCTACAAACAAAAACAACTCTTACCGGAGAATCTCGTAGCGGCGGCGGCGAAAAATGATCGTTTGAAGTGCGTTCTGCAGATGCGCGAGGGCTACGATCACAGCTATTTCTATATTGCCAGCTTCATTGGAGAACACATTGGATATCACGCAAAGTTTTTGAATGCATGA
- the LOC119647280 gene encoding origin recognition complex subunit 4, translating to MPVAGDEIETTRKFLKDRLQRDFITFRGHEEEWENIRGLLRRTVETGESNSVLIIGPRGSGKSKLISSVLYSLLSEKDFYKNALIVHLNGLIHTDDRIALKAATVQMKLENAVEGKVFGSFAENLSFLLACLKSGDKSKSKSVVFILEEFDMFCAHHNQTLLYNLFDVSQSAQTPICVLGITCRLDVVELLEKRVKSRFSHRQVFLSPSGDDFNERVELFKELMRLPTEKELRALEPRSINLVDLNSSLCFLRNIFEPKNYKFSKTHVEKWNKHIESLASSVAVKTVLEYLYDIDVTEVFFKNFLYRLVSKLNPDHSELTVDDISKVASVYNTDGKVLLLNGLSVLELCLIIAIKHHSTIYDRDPFNFEIILGRFNKFAKTSTSMQGVERAVILKAYEHLKNLEIISPISGGAAKVQKEFQMNKLMLTYGQIDQAVAKYPALPTEVAQWAQSSIA from the exons ATGCCTGTCGCAGGCGACGAGATCGAAACAACGCGGAAGTTCCTGAAAGACCGTTTACAGCGTGACTTCATAACTTTCCGCGGACATGAGGAAGAATGGGAAAATATCCGTGGATTGCTGCGCAGGACGGTTGAAACTGGTGAATCGAATTCGGTACTTATAATTGGACCCCGCGGCTCAGGGAAGTCCAAG CTTATTTCATCGGTGCTTTATTCCCTGCTATCCGAAAAGGATTTCTATAAAAACGCATTAATCGTGCATCTGAACGGCCTTATCCACACAGACGATCGGATCGCCCTGAAAGCAGCCACAGTTCAAATGAAACTCGAGAATGCTGTCGAAGGCAAAGTATTTGGATCATTCGCTGAAAATCTCTCATTTCTTCTAGCGTGTCTCAAATCGGGTGACAAATCCAAATCAAAAAGTGTCGTATTCATCCTGGAGGAGTTTGATATGTTCTGTGCGCATCATAACCAAACATTGCTCTATAATTTGTTCGACGTATCTCAGTCAGCGCAAACACCAATATGTGTCTTAGGGATCACATGTCGTCTTGATGTTGTTGAATTATTAGAGAAGAGAGTCAAGTCCAGATTTTCTCATAGACAAGTATTTCTATCTCCATCAGGAGATGATTTTAACGAGCGAGTGGAACTCTTCAAAGAACTAATGCGATTGCCTACTGAAAAAGAATTAAGAGCTCTTGAACCAAGAAGTATAAATCTCGTCGACTTAAATTCATCCTTGTGCTTTCTACGGAATATTTTTGAGCCGAAAAACTATAAATTTAGCAAAACTCATGTTGAAAAATGGAACAAACATATTGAATCTCTGGCATCTAGCGTCGCAGTGAAGACAGTTCTCGAATACCTCTACGATATTGATGTAACCgaagttttctttaaaaatttccTCTACCGGTTGGTATCCAAATTAAACCCCGACCATAGTGAACTCACAGTGGACGATATTTCCAAAGTAGCATCAGTCTACAATACTGATGGCAAAGTATTACTCCTGAATGGCTTATCCGTTCTTGAGCTATGTCTAATAATAGCAATAAAACATCATTCAACAATCTATGACCGTGATCCCTTTAACTTTGAAATTATATTGGGACGATTTAACAAATTCGCAAAGACTAGCACGAGTATGCAAGGTGTTGAACGGGCAGTTATTTTGAAGGCGTATGAACATTTGAAAAACTTGGAGATCATTAGCCCCATAAGTGGAGGCGCAGCGAAAGTACAAAAAGAATTCCAAATGAATAAATTAATGTTGACATACGGGCAAATCGACCAGGCTGTTGCGAAGTATCCCGCTCTACCGACAGAGGTTGCACAATGGGCGCAAAGTTCAATAGCATGA
- the LOC119647282 gene encoding uncharacterized protein LOC119647282 isoform X2 encodes MKVITLFLVILAIFHALAMQSEGSPGFFLKITKNIPRLGRSAPSSSLEKYILKAAKNIPRIGRRDYYVDPNLSEDTTKSWYDQIMMPSKKMSDNFNVNHLNNYHLIQPLDANTIYDVLTRDMLNSHRFRFVSWKDFDRALEQDDELYDKLLSIGKEANLNIPGLIEI; translated from the exons ATGAAAGTAATTACACTGTTCCTAGTAATCCTAGCCATTTTCCATGCATTGGCAATGCAAAGTGAAGGTAGTCCCgggtttttcttgaaaataaccAAAAACATCCCTCGGCTAGGACGGAGTGCACCATCATCAAGCTTGGAAAAATACATCTTGAAAGCTGCGAAGAACATTCCCAGGATAGGGCGTCGCGATTACTAC GTTGATCCAAATCTGTCCGAAGACACGACTAAATCGTGGTACGACCAAATAATGATGCCATCAAAGAAAATGTCCGATAATTTCAACGTGAATCACTTAAATAACTACCATTTGATTCAACCATTAGACGCAAACACAATTTACGATGTCCTGACCAGGGATATGCTGAACAGTCATCGTTTTCGATTTGTTTCTTGGAAGGATTTTGATCGTGCTTTAGAACAAGATGACGAACTCTATGATAAATTGCTGTCAATCGGTAAAGAAGCAAATTTAAACATACCGG GGCTGATCGAGATCTAA
- the LOC119647282 gene encoding uncharacterized protein LOC119647282 isoform X1, whose translation MKVITLFLVILAIFHALAMQSEGSPGFFLKITKNIPRLGRSAPSSSLEKYILKAAKNIPRIGRRDYYVDPNLSEDTTKSWYDQIMMPSKKMSDNFNVNHLNNYHLIQPLDANTIYDVLTRDMLNSHRFRFVSWKDFDRALEQDDELYDKLLSIGKEANLNIPGDSKQFVSLYGDVSNNDLLYYRADRDLNAQDENGQKEM comes from the exons ATGAAAGTAATTACACTGTTCCTAGTAATCCTAGCCATTTTCCATGCATTGGCAATGCAAAGTGAAGGTAGTCCCgggtttttcttgaaaataaccAAAAACATCCCTCGGCTAGGACGGAGTGCACCATCATCAAGCTTGGAAAAATACATCTTGAAAGCTGCGAAGAACATTCCCAGGATAGGGCGTCGCGATTACTAC GTTGATCCAAATCTGTCCGAAGACACGACTAAATCGTGGTACGACCAAATAATGATGCCATCAAAGAAAATGTCCGATAATTTCAACGTGAATCACTTAAATAACTACCATTTGATTCAACCATTAGACGCAAACACAATTTACGATGTCCTGACCAGGGATATGCTGAACAGTCATCGTTTTCGATTTGTTTCTTGGAAGGATTTTGATCGTGCTTTAGAACAAGATGACGAACTCTATGATAAATTGCTGTCAATCGGTAAAGAAGCAAATTTAAACATACCGGGTGATTCAAAGCAATTTGTATCGTTATATGGTGATGTATCTAATAACGATTTGCTTTACTATAGGGCTGATCGAGATCTAAATGCCCAAGACGAAAACGGACAAAAGGAAATGTGA